The Streptomyces halobius genomic interval CATACGGGAGCGGGGTCGTTACTGAGCCGTTGCCGGGCGGGTTGTCGCCGACCGCGCCCGGCACGGTAGCGTCGGTCCTGCCATGGACCTCGCATTCATTCCCAGCCCGTCGACCGGTGTCGTCCATCTCGGCCCGATCCCGCTGCGCGGCTACGCATTCTGCATCATCATCGGCGTCTTCGTCGCCGTCTGGCTCGGCAACAAGCGCTGGATCCAGCGCGGCGGCCGCTCCGGAACCGTCGCGGACATCGCCGTATGGGCCGTGCCCTTCGGGCTCGTCGGCGGACGCCTCTACCACGTCGTCACGACGTACCAGCCGTACTTCGGCAAGGACGGCCACCCGCTCGACGCCCTCAAGGTCTGGGAGGGCGGCCTCGGCATCTGGGGCGCGGTCGCGCTCGGCGCGGTGGGCGCCTGGATCGGCTGCCGCCGGCGCGGTATCCCGCTCCCCGCGTACGCGGACGCGCTGGCGCCCGGCCTGGCCCTGGGGCAGGCGATCGGCCGCTGGGGCAACTGGTTCAACCAGGAGCTCTACGGCCGTGCGACCGATGTGCCGTGGGCGCTGGAGATCAGCTCCGACCCGGCCATCGGACGGGTCGCCGGCACCTACCACCCGACGTTCCTCTACGAGTCCCTGTGGGTCATCGGCGTCGCGGTGGTGGTGATCTGGGCCGACAAGCGCTTCACGATGGGCC includes:
- the lgt gene encoding prolipoprotein diacylglyceryl transferase gives rise to the protein MDLAFIPSPSTGVVHLGPIPLRGYAFCIIIGVFVAVWLGNKRWIQRGGRSGTVADIAVWAVPFGLVGGRLYHVVTTYQPYFGKDGHPLDALKVWEGGLGIWGAVALGAVGAWIGCRRRGIPLPAYADALAPGLALGQAIGRWGNWFNQELYGRATDVPWALEISSDPAIGRVAGTYHPTFLYESLWVIGVAVVVIWADKRFTMGHGRAFALYVAAYCAGRAWIEYMRIDTANHILGLRLNVWTSMIVFVLAVAYLVISAKKRPGREAVVEPAQVAVAEGAAAAGDGGDAAGSGASTADTSSGEKVSVEKAADAESGPDGEGEADAKPDAEAEAKAATEAENKSEAKTEAEESPGAGDGDAAEAAGSGSTKKS